In the Calonectris borealis chromosome 11, bCalBor7.hap1.2, whole genome shotgun sequence genome, one interval contains:
- the UNC45A gene encoding protein unc-45 homolog A isoform X3 — translation MRTRSKRSELGNGGQRGLAGRQGGEEWYSRAAQNLIVLAREEAGAEKIFQSDGVRLLTQLLDTAKADLMLAALRTLVGLCSGHRSRTMAILAELGAPRLSAVLGVEHEQVSLAACNLLHVMFDSLKEGLQKDFRGKEDAVVLEPGLRSRVNTRLSWEAGAPGHGSISCQPYHSRGEACAQGADCWAPLLLQDSSKDLKLLIKHLLELLALEGASAHGRDNALNLLIKVVPRKSPKETNNSMSLWVIDQGLKKILEVGSTVCGAPGSLPVTENSRMSASVLLSKLYDDLKCDAERENFHHLCEDYVRSWFEGHELAGKLRAIQTVSCLLQGPSDAGNRVLELEGIMDSVLSLCASVCEAHQLVAVEALIHAADKAKRASFITANGVSLLKEIYKHSERDSIRIRALVGLCKLGSAGGTDFSMKQFAEGSTMKLAKQCRKWLCNETIDAGTRRWAVEGLAYLTFDADVKEEFVEDKAAMQAMFHLAKSEDRSVLYAVASTLVNCTNSYDHEEPDPQMLELAKYAKQHIPEQHPKDKPDFVKRRVRKLLTAGVVSALTCMVKSENPALTNSCRELISRVFLALVEEAEDRGGVVAQGGGKALIPLSLEGTEVGQTKAAQALAKITITSNPEMAFPGERIYEVVRPLVSLLHLQRTGLENFEGLMALTNLAGISERLRQKILKEKAVPMIEGYMFEEHELIRLAATECMCNMAMSKEVQELFLAEGSDRLKLMVLYSGEEDEKLRRAASGTLAMLTALHPPICKRIPQVTVHWLEILQALLLSPSTELQHRGAVVVMNMMAAEREVAEQLIASEMLEILSVLAKDKDKPRVAQAAKESLAQAVAYGLIKPNPGQE, via the exons ATGCGGACAAGAAGCAAAAGGTCTGAGCTCGGGAACGGAGGGCAACGCGGCTTggctggaaggcagggaggggaagaatgGTATTCCCGG GCTGCGCAGAACCTGATAGTGCTGGCGCGAGAGGAGGCCGGAGCAGAGAAAATCTTCCAAAGTGATGGTGTGCGGCTGCTGACGCAGCTGCTCGACACGGCCAAGGCTGACCTGATGCTGGCGGCCCTGCGCACTCTGGTGGGGCTGTGCTCCGGGCACCGCTCCCGG ACCATGGCCATCCTGGCGGAGCTGGGGGCCCCTCGTCTCTCAGCAGTGCTGGGTGTGGAGCACGAGCAGGTTTCCCTGGCTGCCTGCAACCTTCTGCACGTGATGTTCGATTCCCTGAAGGAGGGGCTGCAGAAGGACTTCCGTGGCAAGGAGGATGCGGTGGTGCTGG AGCCGGGGCTCCGGTCCAGGGTTAATACGAGGTtgagctgggaggcaggagcccCTGGTCATGGCAGCATCTCCTGCCAGCCTTACCACAGCAGGGGGGAGGCCTGTGCCCAGGGCGCTGACTGCTGGGCACCACTTCTTCTGCAAGATTCCTCCAAGGACCTGAAACTGCTGATCAAGCACCTCCTGGAGCTGCTAGCGCTAGAAGGGGCCTCTGCGCATGGCCGTGACAACGCCCTCAACCTGCTCATCAAGGTGGTGCCCAGGAAGTCACCAAAGGAGACCAACAACAGCATGAGCCTCTGGGTGATCGACCAGG GCCTGAAGAAGATCCTGGAGGTGGGAAGTACGGTGTGCGGTGCCCCGGGCAGCCTGCCCGTGACGGAGAACAGCCGGATGAGCGCCTCAGTTCTGCTGAGCAAACTTTACGACGACCTGAAATGTGATGCTGAGAGGGAAAACTTCCACCACTTGTGCGAGGACTACGTGAG GAGCTGGTTCGAGGGGCACGAGCTGGCTGGGAAGCTGCGGGCCATCCAGACGGTGTCGTGCCTGCTGCAGGGCCCCTCGGATGCTGGAAAcagggtgctggagctggaggggaTCATGGACAGCGTGCTGTCCCTCTGCGCCTCCGTCTGCGAGGCCCACCAGCTGGTAGCGGTGGAGGCACTGATCCACGCTGCTGACAAGGCCAAGCGCGCCTCCTTCATCACAGCCAACGGTGTCAGCCTGCTCAAGGAGATCTACAAGCACAGCGAGAGGGACAGCATCCGCATCCGGGCGCTGGTG gggCTCTGCAAGCTGGGATCCGCCGGAGGCACCGACTTCAGCATGAAGCAGTTTGCTGAGGGCTCCACGATGAAATTGGCCAAGCAGTGCCGCAA GTGGCTCTGCAATGAGACAATCGATGCGGGCACACGGCGCTGGGCGGTGGAGGGCCTGGCCTACCTCACTTTCGATGCGGATGTCAAGGAGGAGTTTGTGGAGGACAAGGCAGCGATGCAGGCCATGTTCCACCTGGCCAAG TCAGAGGACAGGAGTGTGCTCTACGCGGTCGCCTCCACACTAGTGAACTGCACCAACAGCTACGACCACGAGGAGCCGGACCCCCAGATGCTGGAGCTGGCCAAGTACGCCAAGCAGCACATTCCGGAGCAGCACCCCAAG GACAAGCCAGACTTTGTGAAGCGCCGGGTGCGGAAGCTGCTGACAGCTGGTGTGGTGTCAGCTCTGACCTGCATGGTGAAGAGCGAGAACCCGGCACTCACCAACTCCTGCCGGGAGCTGATCTCCAG GGTGTTCCTGGCACtggtggaggaggcagaggacCGGGGCGGTGTGGTTGCGCAGGGAGGAGGCAAG GCTCTCATCCCGCTGTCCCTGGAGGGCACCGAGGTGGGGCAGACCAAGGCAGCTCAGGCCCTGGCAAAGATCACCATCACCTCCAACCCGGAGATGGCCTTCCCCGGAGAGCGG ATCTACGAGGTGGTCCGGCCTTTGGTAAGCCTTCTGCACCTTCAGCGCACAGGCCTGGAGAACTTTGAGGGGCTGATGGCGTTAACCAACCTGGCTGGCATCAGCGAGAGGCTGCG GCAGAAGATCCTGAAGGAGAAGGCTGTGCCCATGATCGAGGGGTACATGTTTGAGGAGCACGAGCTGATCCGGCTGGCTGCGACAGAGTGCATGTGCAACATGGCCATGAGCAAGGAG GTGCAGGAGCTATTCCTGGCCGAGGGCAGCGACCGGCTGAAGCTGATGGTCCTGTACAGCGGGGAGGAGGACGAGAAGCTGCGGCGGGCAGCCTCGGGGACCCTGGCCATGCTGACCGCCCTGCACCCCCCCATCTGCAAGCGGATCCCCCAGGTG aCGGTGCACTGGCTGGAGATCCTGCAGGCCCTGCTGCTGAGCCCCAGCACGGAGCTGCAGCACCGCGGGGCCGTGGTGGTGATGAACATGATGGCGGCCGAGCGGGAGGTGGCGGAGCAGCTCATCGCCAGCGAGATGCTGGAGATCCTCTCGGTGCTTGCCAAAGACAAGGACAAGCCCCGCGTGGCCCAGGCGGCCAAGGAGAGCCTGGCGCAGGCAGTGGCTTACGGCCTCATCAAGCCCAACCCCGGCCAGGAGTGA
- the UNC45A gene encoding protein unc-45 homolog A isoform X1, which produces MEEAVTAGQLRERGNALFQAGDHAAALAAYTQALSLCDAEPERAVLHRNRAACYLKLEDYAKAEADASKAIEADGRDMKALFRRSQALQKLGRLDQAVSDLQRCVSLEPKNKAFQEALRSLGSSMHEKMKTMSCTDSKVEQMFQILLDPEEKDADKKQKAAQNLIVLAREEAGAEKIFQSDGVRLLTQLLDTAKADLMLAALRTLVGLCSGHRSRTMAILAELGAPRLSAVLGVEHEQVSLAACNLLHVMFDSLKEGLQKDFRGKEDAVVLEPGLRSRVNTRLSWEAGAPGHGSISCQPYHSRGEACAQGADCWAPLLLQDSSKDLKLLIKHLLELLALEGASAHGRDNALNLLIKVVPRKSPKETNNSMSLWVIDQGLKKILEVGSTVCGAPGSLPVTENSRMSASVLLSKLYDDLKCDAERENFHHLCEDYVRSWFEGHELAGKLRAIQTVSCLLQGPSDAGNRVLELEGIMDSVLSLCASVCEAHQLVAVEALIHAADKAKRASFITANGVSLLKEIYKHSERDSIRIRALVGLCKLGSAGGTDFSMKQFAEGSTMKLAKQCRKWLCNETIDAGTRRWAVEGLAYLTFDADVKEEFVEDKAAMQAMFHLAKSEDRSVLYAVASTLVNCTNSYDHEEPDPQMLELAKYAKQHIPEQHPKDKPDFVKRRVRKLLTAGVVSALTCMVKSENPALTNSCRELISRVFLALVEEAEDRGGVVAQGGGKALIPLSLEGTEVGQTKAAQALAKITITSNPEMAFPGERIYEVVRPLVSLLHLQRTGLENFEGLMALTNLAGISERLRQKILKEKAVPMIEGYMFEEHELIRLAATECMCNMAMSKEVQELFLAEGSDRLKLMVLYSGEEDEKLRRAASGTLAMLTALHPPICKRIPQVTVHWLEILQALLLSPSTELQHRGAVVVMNMMAAEREVAEQLIASEMLEILSVLAKDKDKPRVAQAAKESLAQAVAYGLIKPNPGQE; this is translated from the exons ATGGAGGAGGCG GTGACGGCGGGGCAGCTGCGGGAGCGGGGCAACGCGCTCTTCCAGGCGGGGGACCACGCCGCGGCCCTGGCTGCCTACACGCAGGCGCTGAGCCTCTGCGACGCCGAGCCGGAGCGAGCCGTGCTGCACCGCAACCGGGCCGCCTGCTACCTGAAGCTG GAGGACTATGCCAAGGCAGAGGCTGATGCATCTAAAG CCATTGAAGCCGATGGCCGGGACATGAAGGCACTGTTCCGCCGGAGCCAGGCGCTGCAGAAGCTGGGCCGCCTGGACCAGGCTGTTAGTGACCTGCAGCGGTGCGTCAGCCTGGAGCCCAAGAACAAGGCCTTCCAGGAGGCCCTAcgctccctggggagcagcatGCACGAGAAG ATGAAGACCATGTCCTGCACGGACTCGAAGGTAGAGCAGATGTTCCAGATCTTGCTGGATCCTGAAGAAAAGGATGCGGACAAGAAGCAAAAG GCTGCGCAGAACCTGATAGTGCTGGCGCGAGAGGAGGCCGGAGCAGAGAAAATCTTCCAAAGTGATGGTGTGCGGCTGCTGACGCAGCTGCTCGACACGGCCAAGGCTGACCTGATGCTGGCGGCCCTGCGCACTCTGGTGGGGCTGTGCTCCGGGCACCGCTCCCGG ACCATGGCCATCCTGGCGGAGCTGGGGGCCCCTCGTCTCTCAGCAGTGCTGGGTGTGGAGCACGAGCAGGTTTCCCTGGCTGCCTGCAACCTTCTGCACGTGATGTTCGATTCCCTGAAGGAGGGGCTGCAGAAGGACTTCCGTGGCAAGGAGGATGCGGTGGTGCTGG AGCCGGGGCTCCGGTCCAGGGTTAATACGAGGTtgagctgggaggcaggagcccCTGGTCATGGCAGCATCTCCTGCCAGCCTTACCACAGCAGGGGGGAGGCCTGTGCCCAGGGCGCTGACTGCTGGGCACCACTTCTTCTGCAAGATTCCTCCAAGGACCTGAAACTGCTGATCAAGCACCTCCTGGAGCTGCTAGCGCTAGAAGGGGCCTCTGCGCATGGCCGTGACAACGCCCTCAACCTGCTCATCAAGGTGGTGCCCAGGAAGTCACCAAAGGAGACCAACAACAGCATGAGCCTCTGGGTGATCGACCAGG GCCTGAAGAAGATCCTGGAGGTGGGAAGTACGGTGTGCGGTGCCCCGGGCAGCCTGCCCGTGACGGAGAACAGCCGGATGAGCGCCTCAGTTCTGCTGAGCAAACTTTACGACGACCTGAAATGTGATGCTGAGAGGGAAAACTTCCACCACTTGTGCGAGGACTACGTGAG GAGCTGGTTCGAGGGGCACGAGCTGGCTGGGAAGCTGCGGGCCATCCAGACGGTGTCGTGCCTGCTGCAGGGCCCCTCGGATGCTGGAAAcagggtgctggagctggaggggaTCATGGACAGCGTGCTGTCCCTCTGCGCCTCCGTCTGCGAGGCCCACCAGCTGGTAGCGGTGGAGGCACTGATCCACGCTGCTGACAAGGCCAAGCGCGCCTCCTTCATCACAGCCAACGGTGTCAGCCTGCTCAAGGAGATCTACAAGCACAGCGAGAGGGACAGCATCCGCATCCGGGCGCTGGTG gggCTCTGCAAGCTGGGATCCGCCGGAGGCACCGACTTCAGCATGAAGCAGTTTGCTGAGGGCTCCACGATGAAATTGGCCAAGCAGTGCCGCAA GTGGCTCTGCAATGAGACAATCGATGCGGGCACACGGCGCTGGGCGGTGGAGGGCCTGGCCTACCTCACTTTCGATGCGGATGTCAAGGAGGAGTTTGTGGAGGACAAGGCAGCGATGCAGGCCATGTTCCACCTGGCCAAG TCAGAGGACAGGAGTGTGCTCTACGCGGTCGCCTCCACACTAGTGAACTGCACCAACAGCTACGACCACGAGGAGCCGGACCCCCAGATGCTGGAGCTGGCCAAGTACGCCAAGCAGCACATTCCGGAGCAGCACCCCAAG GACAAGCCAGACTTTGTGAAGCGCCGGGTGCGGAAGCTGCTGACAGCTGGTGTGGTGTCAGCTCTGACCTGCATGGTGAAGAGCGAGAACCCGGCACTCACCAACTCCTGCCGGGAGCTGATCTCCAG GGTGTTCCTGGCACtggtggaggaggcagaggacCGGGGCGGTGTGGTTGCGCAGGGAGGAGGCAAG GCTCTCATCCCGCTGTCCCTGGAGGGCACCGAGGTGGGGCAGACCAAGGCAGCTCAGGCCCTGGCAAAGATCACCATCACCTCCAACCCGGAGATGGCCTTCCCCGGAGAGCGG ATCTACGAGGTGGTCCGGCCTTTGGTAAGCCTTCTGCACCTTCAGCGCACAGGCCTGGAGAACTTTGAGGGGCTGATGGCGTTAACCAACCTGGCTGGCATCAGCGAGAGGCTGCG GCAGAAGATCCTGAAGGAGAAGGCTGTGCCCATGATCGAGGGGTACATGTTTGAGGAGCACGAGCTGATCCGGCTGGCTGCGACAGAGTGCATGTGCAACATGGCCATGAGCAAGGAG GTGCAGGAGCTATTCCTGGCCGAGGGCAGCGACCGGCTGAAGCTGATGGTCCTGTACAGCGGGGAGGAGGACGAGAAGCTGCGGCGGGCAGCCTCGGGGACCCTGGCCATGCTGACCGCCCTGCACCCCCCCATCTGCAAGCGGATCCCCCAGGTG aCGGTGCACTGGCTGGAGATCCTGCAGGCCCTGCTGCTGAGCCCCAGCACGGAGCTGCAGCACCGCGGGGCCGTGGTGGTGATGAACATGATGGCGGCCGAGCGGGAGGTGGCGGAGCAGCTCATCGCCAGCGAGATGCTGGAGATCCTCTCGGTGCTTGCCAAAGACAAGGACAAGCCCCGCGTGGCCCAGGCGGCCAAGGAGAGCCTGGCGCAGGCAGTGGCTTACGGCCTCATCAAGCCCAACCCCGGCCAGGAGTGA
- the UNC45A gene encoding protein unc-45 homolog A isoform X2 has protein sequence MEEAVTAGQLRERGNALFQAGDHAAALAAYTQALSLCDAEPERAVLHRNRAACYLKLEDYAKAEADASKAIEADGRDMKALFRRSQALQKLGRLDQAVSDLQRCVSLEPKNKAFQEALRSLGSSMHEKMKTMSCTDSKVEQMFQILLDPEEKDADKKQKAAQNLIVLAREEAGAEKIFQSDGVRLLTQLLDTAKADLMLAALRTLVGLCSGHRSRTMAILAELGAPRLSAVLGVEHEQVSLAACNLLHVMFDSLKEGLQKDFRGKEDAVVLDSSKDLKLLIKHLLELLALEGASAHGRDNALNLLIKVVPRKSPKETNNSMSLWVIDQGLKKILEVGSTVCGAPGSLPVTENSRMSASVLLSKLYDDLKCDAERENFHHLCEDYVRSWFEGHELAGKLRAIQTVSCLLQGPSDAGNRVLELEGIMDSVLSLCASVCEAHQLVAVEALIHAADKAKRASFITANGVSLLKEIYKHSERDSIRIRALVGLCKLGSAGGTDFSMKQFAEGSTMKLAKQCRKWLCNETIDAGTRRWAVEGLAYLTFDADVKEEFVEDKAAMQAMFHLAKSEDRSVLYAVASTLVNCTNSYDHEEPDPQMLELAKYAKQHIPEQHPKDKPDFVKRRVRKLLTAGVVSALTCMVKSENPALTNSCRELISRVFLALVEEAEDRGGVVAQGGGKALIPLSLEGTEVGQTKAAQALAKITITSNPEMAFPGERIYEVVRPLVSLLHLQRTGLENFEGLMALTNLAGISERLRQKILKEKAVPMIEGYMFEEHELIRLAATECMCNMAMSKEVQELFLAEGSDRLKLMVLYSGEEDEKLRRAASGTLAMLTALHPPICKRIPQVTVHWLEILQALLLSPSTELQHRGAVVVMNMMAAEREVAEQLIASEMLEILSVLAKDKDKPRVAQAAKESLAQAVAYGLIKPNPGQE, from the exons ATGGAGGAGGCG GTGACGGCGGGGCAGCTGCGGGAGCGGGGCAACGCGCTCTTCCAGGCGGGGGACCACGCCGCGGCCCTGGCTGCCTACACGCAGGCGCTGAGCCTCTGCGACGCCGAGCCGGAGCGAGCCGTGCTGCACCGCAACCGGGCCGCCTGCTACCTGAAGCTG GAGGACTATGCCAAGGCAGAGGCTGATGCATCTAAAG CCATTGAAGCCGATGGCCGGGACATGAAGGCACTGTTCCGCCGGAGCCAGGCGCTGCAGAAGCTGGGCCGCCTGGACCAGGCTGTTAGTGACCTGCAGCGGTGCGTCAGCCTGGAGCCCAAGAACAAGGCCTTCCAGGAGGCCCTAcgctccctggggagcagcatGCACGAGAAG ATGAAGACCATGTCCTGCACGGACTCGAAGGTAGAGCAGATGTTCCAGATCTTGCTGGATCCTGAAGAAAAGGATGCGGACAAGAAGCAAAAG GCTGCGCAGAACCTGATAGTGCTGGCGCGAGAGGAGGCCGGAGCAGAGAAAATCTTCCAAAGTGATGGTGTGCGGCTGCTGACGCAGCTGCTCGACACGGCCAAGGCTGACCTGATGCTGGCGGCCCTGCGCACTCTGGTGGGGCTGTGCTCCGGGCACCGCTCCCGG ACCATGGCCATCCTGGCGGAGCTGGGGGCCCCTCGTCTCTCAGCAGTGCTGGGTGTGGAGCACGAGCAGGTTTCCCTGGCTGCCTGCAACCTTCTGCACGTGATGTTCGATTCCCTGAAGGAGGGGCTGCAGAAGGACTTCCGTGGCAAGGAGGATGCGGTGGTGCTGG ATTCCTCCAAGGACCTGAAACTGCTGATCAAGCACCTCCTGGAGCTGCTAGCGCTAGAAGGGGCCTCTGCGCATGGCCGTGACAACGCCCTCAACCTGCTCATCAAGGTGGTGCCCAGGAAGTCACCAAAGGAGACCAACAACAGCATGAGCCTCTGGGTGATCGACCAGG GCCTGAAGAAGATCCTGGAGGTGGGAAGTACGGTGTGCGGTGCCCCGGGCAGCCTGCCCGTGACGGAGAACAGCCGGATGAGCGCCTCAGTTCTGCTGAGCAAACTTTACGACGACCTGAAATGTGATGCTGAGAGGGAAAACTTCCACCACTTGTGCGAGGACTACGTGAG GAGCTGGTTCGAGGGGCACGAGCTGGCTGGGAAGCTGCGGGCCATCCAGACGGTGTCGTGCCTGCTGCAGGGCCCCTCGGATGCTGGAAAcagggtgctggagctggaggggaTCATGGACAGCGTGCTGTCCCTCTGCGCCTCCGTCTGCGAGGCCCACCAGCTGGTAGCGGTGGAGGCACTGATCCACGCTGCTGACAAGGCCAAGCGCGCCTCCTTCATCACAGCCAACGGTGTCAGCCTGCTCAAGGAGATCTACAAGCACAGCGAGAGGGACAGCATCCGCATCCGGGCGCTGGTG gggCTCTGCAAGCTGGGATCCGCCGGAGGCACCGACTTCAGCATGAAGCAGTTTGCTGAGGGCTCCACGATGAAATTGGCCAAGCAGTGCCGCAA GTGGCTCTGCAATGAGACAATCGATGCGGGCACACGGCGCTGGGCGGTGGAGGGCCTGGCCTACCTCACTTTCGATGCGGATGTCAAGGAGGAGTTTGTGGAGGACAAGGCAGCGATGCAGGCCATGTTCCACCTGGCCAAG TCAGAGGACAGGAGTGTGCTCTACGCGGTCGCCTCCACACTAGTGAACTGCACCAACAGCTACGACCACGAGGAGCCGGACCCCCAGATGCTGGAGCTGGCCAAGTACGCCAAGCAGCACATTCCGGAGCAGCACCCCAAG GACAAGCCAGACTTTGTGAAGCGCCGGGTGCGGAAGCTGCTGACAGCTGGTGTGGTGTCAGCTCTGACCTGCATGGTGAAGAGCGAGAACCCGGCACTCACCAACTCCTGCCGGGAGCTGATCTCCAG GGTGTTCCTGGCACtggtggaggaggcagaggacCGGGGCGGTGTGGTTGCGCAGGGAGGAGGCAAG GCTCTCATCCCGCTGTCCCTGGAGGGCACCGAGGTGGGGCAGACCAAGGCAGCTCAGGCCCTGGCAAAGATCACCATCACCTCCAACCCGGAGATGGCCTTCCCCGGAGAGCGG ATCTACGAGGTGGTCCGGCCTTTGGTAAGCCTTCTGCACCTTCAGCGCACAGGCCTGGAGAACTTTGAGGGGCTGATGGCGTTAACCAACCTGGCTGGCATCAGCGAGAGGCTGCG GCAGAAGATCCTGAAGGAGAAGGCTGTGCCCATGATCGAGGGGTACATGTTTGAGGAGCACGAGCTGATCCGGCTGGCTGCGACAGAGTGCATGTGCAACATGGCCATGAGCAAGGAG GTGCAGGAGCTATTCCTGGCCGAGGGCAGCGACCGGCTGAAGCTGATGGTCCTGTACAGCGGGGAGGAGGACGAGAAGCTGCGGCGGGCAGCCTCGGGGACCCTGGCCATGCTGACCGCCCTGCACCCCCCCATCTGCAAGCGGATCCCCCAGGTG aCGGTGCACTGGCTGGAGATCCTGCAGGCCCTGCTGCTGAGCCCCAGCACGGAGCTGCAGCACCGCGGGGCCGTGGTGGTGATGAACATGATGGCGGCCGAGCGGGAGGTGGCGGAGCAGCTCATCGCCAGCGAGATGCTGGAGATCCTCTCGGTGCTTGCCAAAGACAAGGACAAGCCCCGCGTGGCCCAGGCGGCCAAGGAGAGCCTGGCGCAGGCAGTGGCTTACGGCCTCATCAAGCCCAACCCCGGCCAGGAGTGA
- the LOC142086492 gene encoding protein shisa-like-1, translating into MKCLLLAAVSVQNLHLCEGYVGPDGRYHPGFYCPRLTDPAGHHYCCRPSPHALKSCCSQLALEALTGVNLSSLAVPGLLRNPLALPFVGLYGLLVLLLMAVDLFHFYRTRRCRLSHLLPHARCPPCGPPGGRRPRSRLPRSARAPGGFLPPPHGAPGPTPHGRAC; encoded by the exons ATGAAGTGCCTGCTCCTTGCCGCAGTCTCGGTGCAGAACCTGCACCTCTGCGAGGGCTACGTGGGCCCTGACGGCCGCTACCACCCCGGCTTCTACTGCCCGCGGCTGACGGACCCGGCTGGCCACCACTATTGCTGCCGCCCCAGCCCACACGCCCTCAagtcctgctgctcccagctggctCTGGAGGCCCTCACCGGGGTGAACCTCTCCAGCCTGGCCGTCCCAGGCCTCCTCCg gaaCCCGCTGGCCCTGCCCTTCGTGGGGCTTTATGggctcctcgtcctcctcctcatGGCCGTCGACCTCTTCCACTTCTACCGGACCCGGCGCTGCCGCCTCAGCCACCTCCTGCCCCATGCCCGCTGCCCGCCCTGTGGTCCCCCGGGGgggcgccggccccgctcccggctgccCCGCAGTGCCCGCGCCCCCGGGGGGTTCCTGCCACCGCCCCACGGTGCCCCCGGCCCGACGCCCCACGGCCGGGCCTGCTGA